A single Cannabis sativa cultivar Pink pepper isolate KNU-18-1 chromosome 7, ASM2916894v1, whole genome shotgun sequence DNA region contains:
- the LOC133039662 gene encoding uncharacterized protein LOC133039662: MTGGVVDLQEHTCTCGLFQCMKFPCPHACAASQERSISAYTLCSPYYTTEYWRRTYEGTIMPVGDEDDWELPDDIKNMTVGVPVEKQPVGRPKKQKVGRIKSNRTACNGERIIKSRNCSKCGAKGHNRSTCNYRG; this comes from the coding sequence ATGACCGGGGGCGTAGTGGACTTGCAGGAACATACTTGCACTTGCGGCTTGTTTCAGTGCATGAAGTTTCCTTGTCCTCATGCATGTGCTGCATCTCAGGAGCGAAGTATTAGCGCGTACACACTATGCTCGCCATATTACACGACTGAATATTGGAGGAGGACATATGAAGGAACAATTATGCCagttggtgacgaggatgattgggaatTGCCTGATGACATCAAGAACATGACAGTTGGAGTGCCTGTTGAGAAGCAACCAGTAGGGCGACCCAAGAAGCAAAAGGTTGGAAGAATTAAGAGCAACCGGACTGCTTGTAACGGTGAAAGGATTATCAAATCACGAAATTGTAGCAAGTGCGGTGCCAAGGGGCACAACAGAAGCACTTGCAACTACCGAggttaa
- the LOC115696462 gene encoding uncharacterized protein LOC115696462, producing MLHKIKSDKPDEVHFYVARKRCRFVRVEFGLVTGLNLLPGRTEEDIKEKGSSNRLIMEYFNGSASISFGQLRRVFESCTEADDVYKLGMALFVMGVLIGKEEKTVVPPFLIRMVDNLPFFYEYPWGKISYTKLMETCNKDYLDVKNKMLKKIEKGVTQKEEKYSAYGYTAALQYWAYEAILQLGNEYAVRRSHRFPRMVNWESKPNTTLGKNEVTRLFAKNLTVYSMLCPRPNEIEFVSYITGGQPPLFVDLEELVLGEDGQPTQDALRSQVEKLASTLEERAEAARIFKDSTPPPPSPPRAPPAVPDWSGVDPSPASVPDGSGVDPSAASVPDQCGVDPLAASQDPPVPPSASIPSTSEARDLVYPAILARLETVERGQIALREGQAALLRGQTAIMDQLKTIMTLLQDPGRPAADSQPHPQPQPQPQPKEEARTPEDDFILPNDYQPDDDDMFCTPEKTNITSIGDTQDSEVQVLETAPEVMENRRKRRRPRWFAEYSEIKKKARATSTLVNADPLRVVDRKLLKTFHNWVLGQIGKKYPRECFTGRYYSSWFLELHTPKFWLGNDVSF from the exons ATGCTTCACAAAATAAAATCTGACAAGCCGGACGAGGTGCATTTTTATGTGGCAAGGAAGAGATGTAGATTTGTGAGGGTAGAGTTCGGCTTGGTCACCGGGTTAAACTTGTTGCCCGGCCGTACTGAGGAAGACATCAAAGAAAAAGGAAGTTCTAACCGGTTGATTATGGAATATTTCAACGGTAGTGCTTCGATCAGCTTCGGCCAACTGCGCAGAGTTTTTGAGAGCTGCACAGAAGCTGATGATGTCTACAAGTTAGGGATGGCCTTGTTTGTTATGGGCGTCCTCATTGGTAAGGAGGAGAAGACTGTCGTTCCTCCTTTTCTGATAAGAATGGTTGATAACCTTCCATTCTTCTACGAGTACCCCTGGGGAAAGATTTCTTACACCAAGCTGATGGAAACTTGTAACAAGGATTACTTGGATGTGAAGAATAAGATGTTGAAAAAGATTGAGAAGGGAGTCACTCAGAAGGAGGAAAAATACTCAGCCTACGGCTATACTGCAGCGTTGCAGTATTGGGCATACGAGGCCATATTACAGCTGGGCAACGAGTATGCAGTGAGGAGGTCGCATCGCTTTCCGAGAATGGTCAACTGGGAGAGTAAGCCGAACACTACACTCGGGAAGAATGAAGTGACCAGATTATTTGCTAAAAAT TTGACAGTGTACTCCATGTTATGTCCTCGGCCGAACGAGATTGAGTTTGTGAGTTACATAACCGGGGGTCAGCCTCCGTTATTTGTTGACTTGGAGGAACTTGTGTTGGGTGAGGATGGGCAACCAACACAGGATGCTTTGCGAAGCCAGGTCGAAAAGCTTGCCTCCACATTGGAAGAACGAGCGGAGGCAGCCCGAATATTTAAAGACTCTACACCACCTCCACCGTCTCCTCCACGTGCACCGCCTGCAGTTCCAGATTGGTCTGGTGTTGACCCATCTCCAGCTTCAGTTCCTGATGGGTCTGGTGTTGACCCATctgcagcttcagttccagaTCAGTGTGGTGTTGACCCACTTGCAGCATCACAGGATCCTCCTGTTCCCCCGTCAGCTTCTATTCCCAGCACCTCAGAGGCTCGCGATCTAGTATACCCTGCCATTTTGGCAAGGTTGGAGACTGTGGAGAGGGGGCAGATTGCTTTGAGGGAAGGGCAGGCCGCTCTGCTAAGAGGACAAACAGCGATTATGGATCAGTTGAAGACCATAATGACGCTCTTGCAAGATCCTGGAAGGCCGGCAGCAGATTCACAGCCACACCCACAACCACAGCCACAGCCACAACCTAAAGAGGAGGCTCGGACACCGGAAGATGACTTCATTCTCCCAAATGATTACCAACCGGATGATGATGACATGTTTTGTACACCTGAGAAGACGAATATCACCAGCATCGGGGATACTCAGGATTCTGAGGTGCAGGTGTTAGAGACAGCTCCAGAAGTCATGGAGAACCGAAGGAAGAGAAGGCGGCCTAGGTGGTTCGCTGAGTACAGTGAAATTAAGAAGAAGGCTAGGGCTACTTCGACACTCGTGaatgcggacccacttagagtggtTGATCGGAAGCTGCTCAAGACTTTTCACAATTGGGTACTCGGCCAGATTGGGAAAAAGTACCCGAGAGAGTGCTTCACCGGTCGATACTATTCGTCTTGGTTCCTCGAACTACATACTCCGAAGTTTTGGCTTGGGAACGATGTAAGTTTTTAA